One segment of Rhodopirellula baltica SH 1 DNA contains the following:
- a CDS encoding ABC transporter permease, translated as MMWLRTFSLGVKSLTLHPLRTGLTMLGILIGVWAVIVLTAISQGASDQVQKQIESLGATTIIVRTVKPSEEKLVDRSASKYGLLRSELDQILATLPTIQKAVPIREIRRQFTYRDKLCDGRLVGCTPGYATVNQLKIRERGGRFLTDADGLNNENVCVIATGVVERLFPYEEPLGKRIYIPEHTDFYRVVGVLEARNPSAAIGGSLDSQDFSKDVYIPMQTMQKRIGDTIVTRRSGQFQIEMMELNQITLQVEKVSQVRTTAAVIENILAPKHAEVGDIAVVVPLELLEQARNLRLMFLGIGILIACISLLVGGIGIMNIMLASVTERTREIGIRRALGAKRADIVRQFLVETIVLSFAGAFLGILLGFAGPPMYRLFIGLVASGFPEQFEALPSAIRDSQPAIVYETIPLAVIIAVMVGLVSGLYPAIRAARMNPIEALRHE; from the coding sequence ATGATGTGGCTTCGTACATTCTCGCTCGGTGTCAAAAGCCTGACTCTGCACCCGCTTCGAACCGGGCTGACGATGCTGGGTATCTTGATCGGTGTTTGGGCCGTGATTGTGTTGACCGCGATCAGCCAAGGCGCCAGTGATCAGGTTCAGAAGCAAATTGAATCGCTCGGTGCAACAACCATCATCGTCCGAACGGTTAAACCGTCCGAAGAGAAACTCGTCGATCGCTCAGCCTCCAAGTACGGACTGTTGCGTTCGGAGCTCGACCAAATTCTCGCAACACTGCCAACCATTCAAAAGGCAGTTCCCATTCGCGAAATCCGTCGCCAGTTCACCTACCGAGACAAGTTGTGCGACGGACGTTTGGTCGGTTGCACGCCCGGCTACGCAACCGTCAATCAACTCAAAATTCGCGAACGTGGCGGACGCTTTTTGACGGACGCGGATGGACTCAACAACGAAAACGTTTGCGTGATCGCGACGGGTGTTGTCGAACGTTTGTTTCCTTATGAGGAACCACTCGGCAAAAGAATCTACATTCCCGAGCACACTGATTTTTACCGTGTCGTTGGCGTCTTGGAAGCTCGCAATCCATCCGCGGCCATCGGTGGCTCATTGGACTCGCAAGACTTTTCCAAAGACGTTTACATCCCGATGCAGACGATGCAAAAGCGCATCGGCGACACAATCGTGACCCGTCGCAGTGGCCAGTTCCAAATTGAAATGATGGAACTGAACCAGATCACGTTGCAAGTCGAGAAGGTTTCGCAGGTCCGCACGACCGCCGCTGTCATCGAAAACATTTTGGCACCCAAGCACGCGGAAGTGGGTGACATCGCCGTCGTGGTTCCACTGGAACTGCTGGAACAAGCCCGCAACTTACGATTGATGTTCCTGGGCATTGGGATCTTGATCGCCTGCATCTCTCTGCTGGTGGGCGGCATCGGGATTATGAATATCATGCTCGCCAGCGTCACCGAGCGAACTCGCGAGATCGGTATTCGTCGCGCCCTCGGTGCGAAACGAGCAGACATCGTGCGTCAATTTTTGGTCGAAACGATCGTGCTCAGCTTCGCCGGTGCGTTCCTGGGCATTCTGCTGGGATTTGCCGGCCCACCGATGTACCGGCTGTTCATTGGATTGGTTGCCAGTGGTTTTCCAGAGCAATTCGAGGCATTGCCAAGCGCCATTCGTGATTCGCAACCTGCGATTGTTTACGAAACCATTCCATTGGCGGTGATCATCGCGGTCATGGTCGGTTTGGTGAGCGGACTTTATCCCGCAATTCGTGCAGCTCGAATGAATCCAATCGAAGCCCTGCGTCACGAATAA
- a CDS encoding Gfo/Idh/MocA family protein: MREVSTSNFGRRQFLAGVAAGVGTVALSSPLRAAANDEVRIAVLGAGGRGGELARTVDSVAGAKLVAVADPDEKRAASMAKKYGAKAYTDLRAALDSDDVDAVVITTCNHWHCLAALWAIDAGKDVYVEKPLSHSQWEGRQVVEAAKKSGAIVQLGTQQRSDPIQMEARKFLHDDQGLGAIKYVQANRLGVRGPIGKRDKPLEIPSEVNYDLWLGPAQDQPIMRNNLHYDWHWDWNTGSGEMGNWGVHILDDIRNVAYQDKVSTPSKMIAAGGRMGWGDAGQTPNVHFALFETEMFPTVIALSNMSIKPGEKGSWKVPGGKPMTGPGSGYVVVCEGGYYLGQRGSGKAVDLDGKTIRSFKADVSTVPAHVSNFVEAVKSRKAESLAAPIENGHHSTGWCNLANVAMRCAGNYSDEQVRSASELPAWSAVLDDMHESLKRYGVDMSELKSGPMLTHDPKTERFVGENADAANPFLRREYRPGYEVKPVA, from the coding sequence ATGCGTGAAGTCTCGACTTCAAATTTCGGAAGGCGTCAATTTCTTGCCGGTGTCGCGGCTGGTGTTGGCACCGTCGCTTTAAGCAGCCCCCTCCGTGCGGCGGCCAACGACGAAGTCCGCATTGCCGTTTTGGGCGCGGGTGGACGCGGTGGCGAACTGGCACGAACCGTCGACTCGGTCGCTGGTGCGAAACTGGTTGCGGTTGCTGATCCAGACGAAAAACGAGCCGCGTCGATGGCTAAAAAGTACGGCGCAAAGGCCTACACAGACCTGCGAGCAGCACTTGATTCGGACGATGTGGACGCGGTTGTCATCACAACTTGCAACCACTGGCACTGCTTGGCTGCTCTGTGGGCAATCGATGCCGGCAAAGACGTCTACGTCGAAAAACCCCTCTCGCATTCGCAGTGGGAAGGGCGTCAAGTTGTCGAAGCCGCGAAGAAGTCCGGCGCGATCGTTCAGCTGGGAACCCAGCAACGCAGCGATCCCATTCAAATGGAAGCTCGCAAGTTCTTGCACGACGACCAAGGACTCGGTGCAATCAAATACGTCCAAGCCAACCGGCTCGGCGTTCGCGGTCCGATCGGCAAACGCGACAAACCACTCGAGATCCCTAGTGAAGTGAATTACGACTTGTGGCTTGGCCCTGCTCAGGACCAACCCATCATGCGAAACAACCTTCACTACGATTGGCACTGGGATTGGAACACCGGCAGTGGTGAAATGGGCAACTGGGGTGTCCACATCCTGGATGACATTCGCAACGTCGCTTACCAAGACAAAGTTTCAACACCATCCAAGATGATCGCCGCTGGCGGACGCATGGGTTGGGGAGACGCGGGCCAAACGCCCAATGTGCACTTCGCTTTGTTCGAAACCGAAATGTTTCCGACCGTGATCGCACTGAGCAACATGTCGATCAAGCCGGGCGAAAAGGGCAGCTGGAAGGTTCCCGGCGGCAAGCCGATGACCGGACCAGGCAGCGGCTATGTCGTCGTATGCGAAGGCGGCTACTACCTTGGCCAGCGTGGCAGCGGCAAAGCTGTCGACCTGGACGGCAAAACCATCCGCAGCTTCAAGGCCGACGTAAGCACCGTTCCTGCCCACGTCAGCAACTTTGTCGAAGCGGTCAAGAGTCGCAAAGCGGAATCTTTGGCAGCACCGATCGAGAACGGTCATCACAGCACTGGTTGGTGCAACTTGGCCAATGTCGCAATGCGTTGTGCTGGCAACTATAGCGATGAGCAAGTGCGTTCCGCATCGGAACTCCCCGCTTGGTCAGCCGTCCTTGATGACATGCACGAATCGCTGAAGCGATATGGCGTCGACATGTCGGAATTGAAGTCCGGCCCAATGCTGACGCATGATCCAAAGACGGAACGATTCGTTGGCGAAAACGCTGACGCAGCCAACCCGTTCCTTCGCCGCGAATACCGCCCAGGTTACGAAGTCAAACCTGTCGCCTAA
- a CDS encoding HEAT repeat domain-containing protein has protein sequence MLLSTGGQLTGKVREVESKKTPYVLVQVDQDLSVAIAKANSRMIVGDEKLQEYRRRVVEAGQDGQAHYELATWCRQNNLLQQRQYHLLRTIDLLPDHPNARAALGYTRKDGKWILTEVWRRNQGLVKDRKGQWVLPEVVAWRENADVNDKVAKRWIKTIKQLLSKIQRGDAEAMAEMAAIDDPLASQAIAKELVDSQKRGSNWRPVRMVWLNKLKEFRTGAAVEAIVKTGLLDTDDVVREDALAWLQSNETSSAIATYMPWLKSNNPKQVKAAARALAYFPNPEAAFVYIDALITIEKQTQQVGGGSRAGFDNAGGGGFSQGSKQVVVNTPHRHPEVLQLLRSIAPDVDFGYDKSAWKNYFAELRSPPRSDLRRDS, from the coding sequence TTGTTGCTCAGCACCGGTGGACAGTTGACCGGCAAGGTTCGCGAGGTGGAATCGAAGAAGACGCCCTACGTCTTGGTGCAGGTCGATCAAGACCTCTCTGTCGCGATCGCAAAAGCGAACTCGCGAATGATTGTTGGCGATGAAAAGCTTCAGGAATACCGGCGCCGCGTCGTCGAAGCCGGCCAGGACGGGCAAGCACATTACGAGCTTGCGACTTGGTGCCGGCAAAACAATCTGCTGCAGCAACGGCAGTATCACTTGCTGCGAACAATCGACTTGCTACCCGACCATCCCAACGCCCGGGCCGCGCTGGGTTACACGCGGAAGGACGGGAAGTGGATACTCACGGAAGTCTGGCGACGGAACCAAGGATTGGTGAAAGATCGCAAGGGTCAGTGGGTTCTGCCGGAGGTCGTTGCTTGGCGAGAAAACGCCGACGTGAACGACAAAGTCGCGAAGCGTTGGATCAAGACGATCAAACAACTGTTGTCCAAAATTCAGCGAGGCGACGCGGAAGCGATGGCTGAGATGGCAGCGATCGATGACCCGCTGGCGTCGCAAGCGATTGCAAAGGAGCTGGTCGATTCACAAAAACGCGGTTCGAACTGGCGTCCGGTTCGAATGGTATGGCTCAACAAGTTGAAAGAATTTCGAACCGGGGCCGCCGTGGAAGCAATCGTAAAGACAGGGTTGTTGGATACCGACGATGTGGTTCGCGAAGATGCTCTGGCTTGGTTGCAATCCAATGAGACCAGTTCGGCAATCGCGACCTACATGCCGTGGTTGAAAAGCAACAACCCGAAGCAGGTCAAGGCCGCAGCTCGTGCTCTCGCATACTTCCCCAATCCCGAAGCAGCGTTCGTTTACATCGACGCATTGATTACGATCGAAAAACAAACGCAACAGGTCGGTGGTGGTTCACGAGCCGGTTTTGACAACGCCGGTGGAGGCGGGTTCTCTCAAGGCAGCAAACAAGTCGTCGTCAACACGCCGCATCGACACCCTGAGGTGTTGCAGTTACTGCGATCGATCGCACCGGACGTCGACTTTGGTTACGACAAATCAGCGTGGAAGAACTACTTTGCGGAACTGCGATCGCCACCAAGATCGGATCTGCGACGAGACAGTTGA
- a CDS encoding phosphoadenylyl-sulfate reductase yields MPIRLNETAVVNPTYVPSESESTPVSAEPASRPSLRVLTPAEIAHNAAAAGPDVDAQGIPTKRGALAADPPLAPTDEFLAELKRDSDSLESATPQEVLKWAVDRFAPKFTMATAFGPEGMTIIHMLAEIAPETPIFNLETGYQFRETLDLREKVKERYGIEVQYKYPSTTVEEFETLHGGPLYKTDPNRCCFERKLRVLHRAASGWHAWASAIRRDQSEDRAKAPIVGWDKKFQLVKISPLANWTKKDVWSLISKESIPYNPLHDQGYPSIGCQACTRPVQLGEDERAGRWSGFQKTECGLHTSE; encoded by the coding sequence ATGCCCATTCGCCTGAACGAGACAGCCGTGGTGAACCCCACTTATGTCCCCTCTGAATCCGAATCCACACCTGTCTCGGCTGAGCCAGCATCCAGACCGTCGTTGCGTGTTCTCACGCCGGCTGAGATCGCTCACAACGCGGCTGCTGCGGGCCCTGACGTCGATGCGCAGGGGATTCCAACCAAACGTGGTGCCCTGGCGGCGGATCCTCCCCTGGCTCCCACAGACGAATTTCTGGCCGAACTGAAGCGAGACAGCGATTCATTGGAATCCGCGACTCCACAAGAAGTGCTGAAATGGGCGGTGGATCGATTTGCCCCGAAATTCACCATGGCGACCGCCTTCGGCCCCGAAGGCATGACGATCATTCACATGCTCGCCGAAATTGCTCCCGAAACGCCAATTTTCAACTTAGAAACCGGCTACCAATTTCGAGAAACTCTCGATCTTCGCGAGAAGGTCAAGGAACGCTACGGGATCGAAGTCCAGTACAAATACCCGTCGACGACGGTCGAGGAATTCGAAACGCTCCATGGCGGACCGCTCTACAAGACCGACCCCAATCGCTGCTGCTTCGAACGCAAACTACGCGTGCTACATCGTGCGGCCAGTGGTTGGCATGCATGGGCCAGCGCTATCCGTCGCGACCAGAGCGAAGATCGTGCGAAGGCTCCGATCGTTGGCTGGGACAAGAAATTCCAGCTGGTAAAGATCAGTCCTCTGGCAAACTGGACCAAAAAAGATGTTTGGTCGCTGATCTCGAAAGAGAGCATCCCATACAACCCATTGCACGACCAAGGCTATCCGAGCATCGGATGCCAAGCTTGCACGCGTCCTGTCCAACTTGGCGAAGACGAACGAGCAGGTCGTTGGAGTGGATTCCAAAAGACCGAATGCGGATTGCACACCTCGGAATGA
- a CDS encoding Rrf2 family transcriptional regulator: protein MVINAAVHYACLAMMDLAMHSNDGQPVRTSEITSRHDIPGPYLVQILRTLKSTGWVRAVRGSQGGYVLAVDPDSITLLDIAEAIGCTESTDRGDQPMSDAQHALQRRWNEASEESRKRLARVRLGDVVRECQDVAAPMFYI from the coding sequence ATGGTGATCAATGCTGCCGTTCATTACGCCTGTTTGGCGATGATGGATTTGGCGATGCACAGCAACGACGGGCAACCGGTCCGCACGTCCGAGATCACTTCGCGCCATGACATCCCTGGACCCTATTTGGTGCAGATCCTTCGCACATTGAAGTCGACCGGTTGGGTCCGTGCGGTGCGAGGTTCCCAGGGTGGTTACGTTTTGGCCGTCGACCCGGATTCGATCACCTTGCTGGACATCGCCGAAGCAATTGGTTGCACGGAATCCACTGATCGTGGTGACCAACCAATGTCCGATGCCCAACACGCTCTTCAGCGGCGATGGAACGAAGCGTCGGAAGAATCTCGAAAACGTCTCGCTCGCGTTCGTCTTGGCGATGTCGTCCGCGAATGCCAAGACGTTGCCGCTCCGATGTTTTACATCTGA
- a CDS encoding flagellin yields the protein MTRINTNVSSLVAQNRLQASNEDLQTALTRLSTGLRINSGADDPAGLIASEALRSEVTSLGRAISNTRRASQIISTADSALGQVSNLLNDVRGLVVEAANNGALSKEEIAANQLQIDSSLEAINRIAQTTTFQGRKLLDGSLDFVSTAGTVDSIRDVNIDQANLGITGQIDVEVVVQSEATQATVTTGGFSPAAPASVSFGSSTTADINGESIDIVGPEGFTSVAFVDDPNNSNTGVVSYDDTTGVLTVTGNFTGDSANPGEADADASAVAIQNLISAEDGFSASGTAVAGTPAALPTDVTADVAFQIDAIAEGSEFNNVQIEFIDLNDATADDAATASFDEEQKILTVTFNSQAATPTNRDYAAIATAIDAVQDDEGTNLFTSTNNSGSNAFVAPESPLTTANTGGEVLLDDLVFQLNGASGAETFNFAGGTGQDQIAAAINLVSDSTGISASTATGQLQFTSTAYGSEALINIDVINEGTSGTFESSLAETRATGQDIVATVNGVEANGRANTLSINTSSLDLEVTVDDGSSANFSFSITGGGALFQLGPDVTSNQQARLGIGSLSTGQLGGANGRLYELGSGQAKSLTNDVNGAASVIDEVIDKVTSLRGRLGAFQATSLESNLVSLNETLANLEEAESSIRDADFAQESANLTRAQILVQSGTNVLSLANQNPQNVLSLLG from the coding sequence ATGACAAGAATCAATACCAACGTTTCGTCACTCGTTGCACAAAACCGCTTACAGGCAAGCAACGAAGACTTGCAAACGGCATTGACTCGATTGAGCACGGGTTTGCGAATCAACAGCGGGGCGGATGACCCGGCCGGTTTGATTGCGAGTGAGGCGTTGCGAAGCGAAGTGACCAGCCTTGGTCGAGCGATTAGTAACACGCGGCGTGCAAGCCAAATCATCAGCACCGCCGACAGTGCTCTTGGTCAAGTCAGCAACTTGCTCAACGACGTTCGTGGTTTGGTCGTCGAAGCGGCCAACAATGGGGCTCTGTCCAAAGAAGAGATCGCTGCAAACCAGTTGCAGATCGACTCGTCACTCGAAGCCATCAACCGAATCGCACAAACGACGACTTTCCAAGGTCGGAAGCTTCTGGATGGTTCATTGGACTTCGTGTCCACCGCCGGGACCGTCGATTCGATTCGTGACGTCAACATCGATCAAGCGAACTTGGGCATCACTGGTCAGATTGACGTTGAAGTCGTCGTCCAGTCCGAAGCAACTCAAGCAACCGTTACGACGGGTGGGTTCAGCCCGGCAGCACCAGCATCCGTCAGTTTCGGTAGTTCGACGACGGCGGACATCAATGGCGAATCGATTGACATCGTCGGGCCCGAAGGTTTCACCAGCGTTGCTTTCGTGGATGATCCTAATAATTCGAACACGGGTGTAGTGTCGTACGACGACACAACTGGCGTGCTAACCGTCACGGGGAACTTCACTGGTGATTCAGCGAACCCTGGTGAAGCGGACGCGGATGCAAGTGCGGTTGCCATCCAGAACCTGATCAGCGCGGAAGATGGATTTTCGGCTTCCGGAACAGCGGTCGCTGGTACTCCAGCGGCATTGCCCACCGATGTCACCGCCGATGTTGCGTTTCAGATTGATGCCATCGCAGAAGGCTCGGAATTCAACAATGTTCAGATCGAGTTTATCGATCTGAATGATGCGACGGCCGATGATGCCGCGACCGCTTCGTTCGACGAAGAGCAGAAAATTCTGACGGTTACCTTCAACTCGCAAGCCGCGACGCCAACCAATCGCGATTACGCTGCGATCGCGACGGCCATCGATGCCGTGCAGGACGACGAAGGCACCAACCTATTCACGAGCACCAACAACTCTGGTTCGAACGCGTTTGTCGCTCCTGAATCACCACTGACAACCGCCAACACCGGTGGAGAAGTGCTGTTGGATGACTTGGTGTTTCAGCTGAACGGTGCGTCCGGTGCCGAGACGTTCAACTTTGCTGGCGGAACAGGACAAGACCAAATCGCGGCAGCGATCAACTTGGTTAGCGATAGCACGGGAATCTCCGCGAGCACCGCAACAGGTCAATTGCAGTTCACGTCCACCGCCTACGGTTCCGAAGCATTGATCAACATTGATGTGATCAATGAAGGAACTTCAGGGACCTTCGAATCGTCGCTGGCTGAAACACGGGCGACCGGACAAGACATTGTGGCGACGGTCAATGGTGTGGAAGCCAACGGTCGTGCCAACACATTGTCGATCAACACATCATCGCTGGATTTGGAAGTCACCGTCGACGATGGAAGTTCCGCGAACTTCTCGTTCTCGATCACCGGTGGTGGTGCGTTGTTCCAATTGGGGCCAGACGTCACCAGTAACCAGCAAGCTCGTTTGGGCATCGGGAGTCTGAGCACCGGCCAACTCGGTGGTGCCAACGGTCGGTTGTATGAACTGGGCAGTGGTCAAGCAAAAAGCTTGACGAACGATGTCAACGGTGCGGCATCGGTGATCGACGAAGTGATTGACAAAGTCACCAGCCTTCGCGGTCGACTCGGTGCATTCCAGGCAACGAGCTTGGAGAGCAACTTGGTCAGCTTGAACGAAACGCTCGCTAACCTGGAAGAAGCAGAAAGCTCGATCCGTGATGCTGACTTTGCACAAGAGTCAGCCAATCTGACGCGGGCTCAAATCTTGGTTCAATCGGGAACGAACGTTCTATCGCTTGCAAACCAAAACCCGCAGAACGTGTTGTCGTTGCTCGGGTAG
- a CDS encoding GIY-YIG nuclease family protein: MHEESLVESTQRDQLARLEFFDMPAFFQASLDRPVIHRLPARCTRLLSIAACFLAMSAPILNQDLVAQESGENSVLSSPVVNSTDFTADKIREAHRKSHQGFSSDELILQDELRDAFLQELGIDPNQESQFDRQRAALRALLQLRKRGDLNVPTTQRSSEASESINAAIPTAEIAIRTVLDRHDAMIDDVLCDPRMRNELQEEAERLSKGIYPETVRRAVLRLRKSRRLRPELVLRVADWDRTVTTHPMKQLDLDSLPNTPGVYLFRDSTGYLYIGEAIRLRDRIGDHLRGSHNAGLASILGDDATNPVTLELHAFPNDSPAKKLTVRRAYESELIRSRHPRFNLQP; the protein is encoded by the coding sequence TTGCACGAGGAATCATTGGTAGAATCAACGCAACGTGACCAACTTGCCCGACTGGAATTTTTTGACATGCCAGCCTTCTTTCAAGCCTCACTCGACCGCCCCGTCATCCATCGCCTTCCGGCCCGATGCACTCGGCTCTTGTCCATCGCCGCGTGCTTCCTGGCGATGTCGGCACCCATCCTCAACCAAGATTTGGTCGCTCAAGAATCGGGCGAGAACAGCGTTCTTTCTTCGCCTGTCGTCAATTCGACCGACTTCACCGCAGACAAAATTCGCGAAGCTCATCGTAAATCTCACCAAGGATTCAGCAGCGACGAACTGATCCTGCAAGATGAGCTTCGTGACGCGTTTCTCCAAGAATTAGGCATCGATCCAAACCAAGAATCTCAGTTCGATCGACAGCGTGCCGCCTTGCGAGCATTGCTGCAACTTCGCAAACGAGGTGACCTGAATGTCCCCACCACCCAGCGTTCGTCGGAGGCCTCCGAGTCGATCAACGCCGCCATTCCAACCGCCGAAATAGCGATTCGCACCGTTTTGGATCGTCACGACGCGATGATTGACGACGTTCTGTGCGATCCACGAATGAGAAACGAATTGCAGGAAGAAGCCGAGCGTTTGTCAAAAGGCATCTACCCAGAAACCGTTCGCCGTGCCGTCCTGCGGCTTCGCAAATCCAGACGCCTTCGGCCCGAGCTCGTCCTCCGAGTTGCCGATTGGGATCGAACCGTCACCACACATCCAATGAAACAGCTGGATCTAGATTCACTGCCCAATACGCCGGGCGTCTATCTCTTCCGCGATTCAACTGGTTATCTCTACATCGGTGAGGCGATCCGATTGCGCGACCGTATCGGTGATCATTTGCGAGGCAGTCACAACGCTGGACTGGCAAGTATCCTGGGCGATGACGCAACCAATCCAGTGACGTTGGAATTGCACGCGTTCCCAAACGATTCACCGGCGAAGAAGTTGACGGTCAGGCGTGCCTATGAAAGCGAACTCATCCGCAGCCGGCATCCTCGATTCAATCTTCAACCATAG
- a CDS encoding SDR family NAD(P)-dependent oxidoreductase, translating into MPLPFQQVWDPQDSVTIVTGASSGIGFELTRMLVDQGAHVVAVARRRERLTELANSTSRPERVHCIAGDVTEASTRMAALNVADSLGDGRLDLLVNNAGVGAIGPFADASPERMRRVMEVNFFAPVDWTRDALPRLRSVSQNGGRPVICNIGSVLGHRAVPDKSEYCASKFALHGWNDSLRAELVGDGIGVTLVSPSTTRSEFFDSLVETEPDQKSNSIGSWPPRRVAQATLLAIKRGRSEVILSLGGKALVYADRVSPPVMNGILAKRGR; encoded by the coding sequence ATGCCGCTGCCGTTTCAGCAGGTTTGGGATCCTCAGGACTCCGTGACAATCGTCACCGGCGCAAGCAGCGGCATTGGGTTCGAGTTGACTCGAATGCTTGTCGACCAAGGTGCTCACGTAGTCGCGGTGGCTCGCCGTCGCGAGCGATTGACGGAGCTTGCCAATTCGACGTCGCGGCCCGAGCGTGTGCACTGCATCGCCGGTGATGTGACGGAGGCTTCGACTCGCATGGCCGCATTGAACGTTGCGGACTCTCTCGGCGATGGCAGATTGGATCTGCTAGTCAACAACGCCGGCGTGGGAGCGATTGGACCTTTCGCGGATGCTTCACCTGAACGCATGAGGCGGGTGATGGAGGTGAATTTCTTCGCTCCCGTCGATTGGACGCGTGATGCACTGCCACGCCTGCGATCGGTTTCGCAGAATGGTGGACGGCCGGTGATTTGTAACATCGGCAGTGTCTTGGGCCACCGAGCGGTTCCGGACAAGAGCGAGTACTGCGCCAGCAAGTTTGCACTGCATGGCTGGAACGATTCGTTGCGAGCCGAATTGGTGGGCGACGGAATTGGAGTGACCTTGGTCAGTCCCAGCACCACTCGCAGTGAGTTCTTTGATTCATTGGTTGAGACAGAACCAGACCAAAAATCAAACAGCATTGGTAGTTGGCCGCCGAGGCGAGTTGCTCAAGCGACCTTGTTGGCGATCAAACGCGGTCGCAGCGAAGTGATTTTGAGTCTCGGTGGGAAAGCGTTGGTTTACGCCGATCGTGTATCGCCACCGGTGATGAACGGCATCTTGGCTAAACGAGGTCGCTGA